The Xenopus tropicalis strain Nigerian chromosome 2, UCB_Xtro_10.0, whole genome shotgun sequence genome window below encodes:
- the klhl35 gene encoding kelch-like protein 35, which yields MHQPSKEELLYGTNGLENSNQEQRGEKLPMRLCNESCHALDILQSLNIYRKTGVFTDIVLVIDGRDYPCHKAILSSCSSYFRAMFGGHLKESQLDIVEIQNISSPVMDVLLEYMYGGSLLIEEDNVVGILEASDLLHMNKLRDACVKFLENQLHPCNCVGIMKFADSFSISTLSEKSKKLMLEGFAEVSCHEEFLDLSKEELVEYLSNKHLVVRKEEEVFEAVMKWVNKDGLVRSKNLKDLLELVKLPLLDPAYFLEKVEMDKTIQGCMECFPLLHEARMYYILGNQVNPLRVTPRRFTDLSEVIVIIGGCDKKGLLKLPFTDSYHPKGGHWTALASMPGYAKSEFAACMLKNNIYISGGQINSSDVWMLNTQLNSWLRIASLNKGRCRHKMVTLKGEIYAVGGFDGVQRLASVECYNIFTNTWTIGPPMLEAVSSAAVVTCMNKIYVIGGAIESNTNTRKVQCFDPEENKWTFLEESPFCQRCINAVELEGTIYVVGGLLSSIFSFDPAKDHWSEAACLPAPLESCGVTVCGGKIYILGGRDDNGEGTDKVVTFDPKTGLVEMESPMQRCTSYHGCVTILQRTET from the exons ATGCACCAGCCTTCAAAAGAGGAATTACTCTACGGAACAAATGGTCTCGAAAATTCCAACCAAGAACAGAGGGGAGAGAAATTACCCATGAGGCTGTGCAACGAATCATGCCATGCACTGGATATCCTGCAGAGTttaaatatttacagaaaaacaGGGGTGTTCACGGATATCGTCCTTGTTATCGACGGAAGGGATTACCCCTGCCATAAAGCGATCCTGTCTTCCTGCAGTTCCTATTTCAGAGCCATGTTTGGCGGCCACCTCAAGGAGAGTCAACTTGACATTGTAGAGATCCAGAATATCTCTTCCCCGGTCATGGACGTTCTCTTGGAATACATGTACGGAGGGAGCCTACTGATCGAAGAAGACAACGTGGTGGGGATCCTGGAAGCCTCGGACTTGCTCCACATGAACAAGTTACGAGACGCCTGCGTGAAGTTTCTCGAGAACCAACTGCATCCCTGTAACTGCGTGGGCATCATGAAATTTGCAGATTCCTTTTCCATCTCTACTTTGTCTGAGAAGAGCAAGAAGCTCATGTTGGAAGGCTTTGCCGAGGTGTCTTGCCACGAGGAGTTCTTGGATTTAAGCAAAGAGGAGCTCGTTGAGTATCTGTCCAACAAACACCTCGTGGTCAGGAAGGAAGAAGAAGTCTTCGAAGCCGTTATGAAATGGGTGAATAAAGACGGCCTTGTCAGATCGAAGAACTTGAAGGATCTTTTGGAGCTCGTGAAACTGCCGTTGCTTGACCCGGCGTATTTTCTGGAGAAGGTCGAAATGGACAAGACCATTCAAGGGTGCATGGAATGTTTTCCTTTGCTACACGAGGCTCGTATGTACTACATCCTCGGGAATCAAGTCAACCCTCTCAGAGTTACACCAAGAAG GTTCACGGATTTATCAGAAGTGATAGTTATAATTGGCGGCTGTGATAAGAAGGGTCTGTTGAAGTTACCCTTTACCGATAGCTACCACCCAAAGGGAGGCCATTGGACGGCGCTTGCCAGCATGCCCGGATATGCCAAGTCAGAATTCGCTGCCTGCATgttaaagaataacatttatatttcag GGGGTCAGATCAACAGCAGCGACGTGTGGATGCTCAACACCCAACTAAATAGCTGGCTCAGGATCGCCTCGCTGAACAAGGGCCGGTGTAGACATAAAATGGTCACTCTGAAAGGAGAG ATTTATGCTGTGGGTGGATTTGATGGTGTGCAGAGGTTGGCCTCGGTGGAATGCTACAACATATTCACTAACACTTGGACCATTGGGCCCCCTATGTTGGAAGCCGTTAGCTCCGCTGCTGTTGTAACCTGCATGAACAAGATCTACGTGATTGGTGGAGCCATTGAGTCCAACACCAACACTAGAAAG GTTCAGTGTTTTGATCCGGAGGAAAATAAATGGACGTTCTTGGAGGAGTCCCCTTTTTGCCAGCGGTGCATCAACGCTGTTGAGTTGGAAGGAACCATCTATGTGGTTGGGGGCCTTCTGAGTAGCATATTCAGCTTTGACCCAGCAAAGGACCATTGGAGTGAAGCTGCCTGTCTGCCGGCCCCGCTG GAAAGCTGTGGGGTGACAGTGTGCGGGGGCAAGATCTACATCCTGGGCGGAAGGGACGATAATGGAGAAGGAACTGACAAGGTGGTTACATTTGACCCCAAGACGGGGTTGGTGGAGATGGAGTCCCCGATGCAGCGCTGTACCAGTTACCATGGATGTGTGACCATATTGCAGAGGACAGAAACATAA